CCGGAGCGCTCCACGGAGCGTCTGCTCCGACCTGGGGCCTTCCTAATCGCCCTGGACCCTGAGGCCCCTATTTTTGAAGGTTTACTCTATGGAAACTAATATTTAGTATGTATCATTAATATTAGGTTGCCCTGAATTTTAGCATGGATTTTGGCATTGAACGTCAGCTTATTCTACCCCCCTCCCGAATCTATTATGACACCTTTCTGagtctattttctcatttatgttaTATAAGGAAGGTAACAATTTATTCTTTCCAAGGTTGTGCCTGGTTCGTAACAGACGCCCTTTTCTGACAATGAGCATTTATATTGGGTGCCTAGGATATATCccaaaataatagctaatacctATGCAGCACTCATGCTGTGCCAGGCATCACTatacatcctttttttaaaaaattgcgttgaaattcatataacataaaatttactgtcttagctattttaaggtgtacaattcagtgtctTTAATTACATTCAGAGtgtgtgtaaccatcaccactgtccagtTCAGAACGTTTTCATCGTCCCAAAtagaaactctgtccccattagcCATCATTCCATAACCCCTGCCCTCCATCCCCTGGCCATTACcagtctttctgtctctgtgcatttgcatattctggacatttcacgtGAATAGAATCAtgcaatatatggtcttttgtgtctggcttcttttacgtAGCATGTTTccgaggtttatccatgttgtagcatgtattgacacttcgttgctttttatggatggataacattccattttatggatagatagatcacattttgtttgtccactcatctgttgatggacatctgggttgtttccacttttagcCCAGGCCCTCATTTTtcctaataataaaataaggaagaCTGCCTCTTACAGAGCTCATACTGTGCCACCAGCTGTGCTAAAAGCATGACACACTGAGTCAGGGAACCGGCCATCGCATTTTCTGAGGATGACAATTGGGCCCAGGGAAGAAAGGACATTGCTCTCAGTCGGGGGTTCAGGGCTGGACGACTACCAGGACTGGACACTAGGGGCATTAGGGGCATTCTCCATGGGAAGGAAGCACATCGGAGTGCAGGcgcccacccccaaccccgcaTCCACCGGGCTCTCTTCTCCACTGCTGCACTGGGGGGAGTCAGTGGACCTCAGGGTGATGCAGTGGATTCTGAGCTGGGCCCCACAAATCAGTCCTTTCGACCCTGTGAGTGTCCTGGGGGGCTGTACCAGGTGAAAGGGGCATATCCGGGAAATTGCCTGGCTCCACAATGGCACTGCTCACCCCAATTTCCTCTAGACTGTGCATGTACTTGGGAGGCACTTGATGGGGAGGGGGCACTCAGTGAGCCTCTGAAGAAGTGGGATCTCTGTGTTCTCCCCACCACCCAACCCTGGGAAGAGCCCTGGGAGAGCTCCAAGGTCCTAGGCTGGAGGTCCACCAACTCTCAGCACAAGTGTGTGtgcaataaaatataaacacaggAAACAAACCCATTATTTGAGCAAACCCGCGATGAATATGCAAGTCTCTGGAATTAATTCGGTAAAGGGCGGATATACTCAGCAAGTCACTccagggtgagggtgagggctgCCCAGAGAATCCTAGGCAGTGGCAGTGGGACCGGCTCCACCCCACTCTTCTGTACtgttttccccttccctctcttcacCTGCCTCGGAGAGTTGCTTGGTCCAAGGCAAAGAGAGCCACCCCGACCCCGGCACGGTTCGTGGACACAGAGAACCGAGGCTACAGAGGCTGCAGCCCACTCAGACTTTATTCAAAGATCAGGAAGTGAGGGTGCCCAGAGCTCCAGAGGGCCCCAGGCCAGGGTAGGGATCGCGGAGGCTCCAGCTTAACGGTATTTGGAGGTCAGCACAGTGCTCACACTGGCCAAGAACTTGTCCAGGGAGGCATGGACCGGGGGCGTGAAATCGCCGGGGAGGTGGGCAGCCAGGGTCACCAGCAGGCAGTGGCTCAGGAGCTGCGGAGAGAGGGGGTGTCAGGGGCCGCGGGGTTGGGGGGCGCCGCCATGCTCCACCTCCGGAACCCCACCGCACTCTCTGCCTTGCTAGCTCAGATCTCTCCCGGCCCGGCCCGCGAGCTCACCTTGAAGTTGACCGGGTCCACACGCAGCTTGTGGGCGTGCAGGTCGCTCAGATCAGACAAGGCATCGGGCAGGGTGTCCAGGTGGCCCACGGCTTTGGTCAGCGCGTCGGCCACCTTCTTGCCGTGGCCCTTGACCTGGGTGGAGTTGTGTCCCAGGTCGAAGTGGGAGAAGTAGGTCTTGGTGCTGGGGAAGCTCATGAACATCCTGAGTGGAGAAGAGGCGGGAGAGCCGGGCTTAGGCCGGTTGGCCCAGGACCAGGACGCGACGGGGCGACCGGCCCCAGTCCCAGCCGGGCAGGTGGGCTGCTCACCTCTCCAGGGCCTCTGCGCCAAAGTCAGCAGCGTGGCTGCCAACCTTAGCCCAAGCGGCCTTGACGTTGGTCTTGTCGGCGGGAGACAGCACCATGGTGGGTTCTCTCTGAGTCTGGGTCAGGACCAGAAGCGTGCAGGGCTGGGAGTGCGCGAGCCTTTATGCCTGGGGCGCGAGGGGCACGCCCGATCGCGCCGCGCTCATTGGCTGGCGCGGGGCCGGGATGCGCTTTGGACCTGGACAGCAGGGGGCGCGCGGCGCAATGTCTGCGCCTGGCTGGGCGGTGGGTGCTTCGCTCCCAGTttgtggagggacctagagactcTGGCCAGGGTATTCTCCCTCCCACCGGCTGCTTCCCGTCCGCTGCGTTCACCTTCCCCGGAAGTGATATCCTGGTCCCAGCTGGCGGGGGCCGGTTTGTGGAGCGGGGTGGATGCCCGCTCTTCCACCCTTTAGAACCCCCGAGGGATGGAAGGGAGTAGGTCAGCCCGTCCCACCCACCCTGGACCTAGGCTTGGCACACgctaggcattttattttattttatttatttattcttttttgcggtacgcgggcctctcactgttgtggcctctcccgttgcagagcacaggctccggacgtgcaggctcagcggccgtggctcacgggcccagccgctccgcggcatgtgggatcttcccggacggggcacgaacccgtgtcccctgcatcggcaggcggactctcaaccactgcgccaccagggaagcccggcatttTAAATTTGGGccgaatcagtgaatgaatgggcGATTCAGTGCGTCTAGTTCAGGCCAGAGACGGATGCACACAAGACGTGTGCGCATCGCTCACATGTCCTCAACAAATCTCTCCTGGAATCCCTCCGGCCGGGGGGCTCCGGGTTCAAGTTTCTTCTTCCAGGGTGGTAGTTGTTGCACCCCAACCTTTTCTTTGTGGGGGGGGGCGAACagcggggcatgtgggatcttagtccctcgaccagggatcgaatccgtgcaCCCTGCACTGAAGTGCGACGTCTTAACCACTGAaaagccagggaagtccccaccccgGCCCTTTTAAGGCAAGATTTGAGGAACAGTTCTCAGCTGATGTCTTACATTCATAATATGGGAAGACCTCCCACAAAGAtataaggaaaagacaaatgaCTTATGAGAACAATTGACAGAGGATTTTAACAGGAAATTAATGGAAATATCAAAATGACCAACAAATATATGAAGTGAGACAGAGTTGAATGAATTGGCCAGAAGACAGGTAGAGGAGACGCAGTTCAGTGAGAAGAgcaggatgaagaaaaaaatgcctaaGGTAGAATGGTATTtttgaccagaaaaaaaaaaaaaaaaaagtacagttgtAGATGTAGCTGTGTCCCCTCAGTGCAGGATAGCAGCCAGTGGGCTCAGTCCCAAACTGTGAGCCTTGGCTCTTTCTGCGGAGTTAGGTGGACAGGATAGAGGGATTCTCTCCCTCGTTTGAATCACACAAAAAgggtgtgcgcgtgtgtgtgaaaaaaacatgggtggattttaatttaattcttcaGTGTTTTTCTATATGTAAATGAAAGCGAATTGGGCTGTGGGGCAGAGGAAGAGTGTGTGGTGGAGAGGGGGAAGCCACTCCCCAGCTGTTCGAAGAGGTCCTTGTCCAGAAAGAAAGTGGTGAGCAGGGGCCCCACCACCCTCCCTAAACTTTTATCCAGAGCTGGGTGTTGCCCTGAAGatgggggctgggctggaggtGCTGTTAGGGTCCCTAAGGGCTACAGGGTGGGTGGGGTGTGCAAGGTTCCAGCGTGGAGTCCAGGGCACTGGCGCGTGGGACGGGGGCCTTTGTGAAGGTGGCTCACAGCACCAAGGCAGAACTGCCGGGAGAC
This genomic interval from Physeter macrocephalus isolate SW-GA unplaced genomic scaffold, ASM283717v5 random_1797, whole genome shotgun sequence contains the following:
- the LOC102987983 gene encoding hemoglobin subunit alpha, which produces MVLSPADKTNVKAAWAKVGSHAADFGAEALERMFMSFPSTKTYFSHFDLGHNSTQVKGHGKKVADALTKAVGHLDTLPDALSDLSDLHAHKLRVDPVNFKLLSHCLLVTLAAHLPGDFTPPVHASLDKFLASVSTVLTSKYR